The following proteins are co-located in the Dyadobacter chenwenxiniae genome:
- a CDS encoding helix-turn-helix domain-containing protein gives MRDIDMELKLIETEEEYDNAIARIDLIFDAPKGSKEAKELDLLVLLVNKYEQENHPIEEPDPIEYIKIRMEEMGLKAIDLVPYMGNKGNVSRVLNRKRGLSIEMIRNLHTGLGFPLDVLVSEPKLTTV, from the coding sequence ATGAGAGATATAGATATGGAGCTTAAATTAATAGAAACGGAGGAAGAATATGACAATGCGATTGCCCGCATCGACTTAATATTTGATGCTCCGAAAGGCAGTAAAGAAGCCAAAGAGCTTGATCTTCTGGTTTTGCTTGTCAACAAATACGAGCAGGAAAATCATCCCATTGAAGAGCCTGACCCGATAGAATATATTAAGATAAGGATGGAAGAAATGGGGCTCAAAGCAATTGATCTTGTGCCTTATATGGGCAACAAAGGCAATGTTTCGCGGGTCCTTAACCGTAAAAGGGGTTTATCTATTGAAATGATTAGAAATCTTCATACGGGATTGGGCTTTCCACTAGATGTTCTGGTTTCTGAGCCCAAACTAACGACAGTATAA
- a CDS encoding YrdB family protein yields MDSRETDDQARATKNTKNVWKWVLGVGIVLMAIAFWGGFFNHNENFKESETPSSQETGAAGAAAADSVASDTIMENVRKTE; encoded by the coding sequence ATGGACAGCCGAGAAACTGACGACCAAGCCAGAGCAACCAAGAATACGAAAAATGTCTGGAAATGGGTATTAGGAGTGGGAATTGTGTTGATGGCAATCGCTTTTTGGGGTGGATTTTTTAACCACAACGAGAATTTTAAAGAATCAGAAACCCCTTCATCACAGGAAACAGGGGCAGCCGGAGCAGCAGCTGCTGACAGTGTTGCATCGGACACCATTATGGAAAATGTGCGCAAAACCGAATAG
- a CDS encoding SusD/RagB family nutrient-binding outer membrane lipoprotein, producing the protein MKKNINAFIFKGLLSATLLGFASCTGDFEEINTNNNSAASGTADLFLPHGIQSAVDIYWGGALGMDVGDGFSQHWARIQYTDIDQYTVSSDVYTAGWQGLYIESLADYQRIDKIGQETNNVNYQSVAIIMRSWVFSLLTDIYGDIPYKDALQGLEGTLLPKYDAQKDVYAGLIAELKTAGEAINATDKSVAISGDILFGNDLMKWKKFANTLSLRILSRMIDKTDAPLDVKAEVTRILSDPAKYPVIGTVTENIQLNYLDVTNNQNPVNVNRKTRDDHRVSATLVNKLKALGDVRLPVYANLSTLEPAYVGVPNGLSSSEAGKLGLENTSRVGAYFIAPTAPGVIMSYAELLFLKAEFAYKGIAAAGDVEKNYTDAITASHAQYKLTVAPAYLTANALKAGAAGYTQIMEQKWIALYGQGLEAWTEYRRTGIPALQPPVLNTNQNVIPTRMPYPGSEESLNYENFAAALASQGGKNDMKLKLWFAK; encoded by the coding sequence ATGAAAAAGAATATAAACGCATTCATTTTTAAAGGGCTTCTTTCTGCAACATTGCTGGGATTTGCGAGCTGCACGGGTGATTTTGAGGAGATTAATACAAATAATAACAGTGCAGCTTCCGGCACCGCGGATTTGTTTTTGCCTCACGGGATCCAGAGTGCCGTGGACATTTACTGGGGTGGTGCACTCGGAATGGATGTTGGCGATGGCTTTTCGCAGCACTGGGCGCGCATTCAGTATACCGACATTGATCAATATACGGTTTCAAGTGATGTATACACTGCTGGCTGGCAAGGGCTTTACATTGAATCCCTGGCTGATTATCAGCGCATTGACAAGATTGGTCAGGAAACTAACAACGTAAATTACCAGTCCGTAGCTATCATTATGCGTTCGTGGGTGTTCTCGCTGCTTACCGATATTTATGGTGACATTCCTTACAAAGATGCCTTGCAAGGCCTGGAAGGCACATTACTTCCCAAATACGATGCGCAAAAAGATGTGTACGCCGGGTTGATTGCAGAGCTGAAAACGGCAGGCGAAGCCATTAATGCAACGGACAAAAGCGTTGCAATCAGTGGTGATATCCTGTTTGGCAATGACCTTATGAAGTGGAAAAAATTTGCAAACACATTGAGCCTGCGGATTTTGAGCCGCATGATCGACAAAACGGACGCGCCGCTTGATGTAAAAGCAGAGGTTACACGGATTTTGAGTGATCCGGCTAAATATCCGGTCATTGGAACAGTGACAGAAAACATTCAGCTGAATTACCTGGACGTTACCAACAACCAGAATCCGGTGAATGTGAACCGCAAAACCCGTGACGATCACCGGGTAAGCGCAACATTGGTCAACAAACTGAAAGCGCTGGGTGATGTTCGATTGCCTGTTTACGCCAACCTTTCCACGCTTGAACCGGCTTATGTAGGTGTTCCAAACGGGCTTTCTTCTTCCGAAGCCGGTAAGCTGGGACTGGAAAACACTTCACGCGTTGGCGCCTATTTCATTGCTCCTACTGCTCCGGGTGTAATCATGAGCTACGCAGAGTTGCTGTTTTTGAAAGCTGAATTTGCTTACAAAGGCATTGCGGCTGCCGGCGATGTTGAAAAAAACTATACAGATGCCATCACTGCATCCCACGCGCAATACAAGCTGACTGTTGCGCCGGCATATCTGACGGCCAATGCATTAAAAGCAGGCGCAGCTGGTTACACGCAGATTATGGAGCAAAAATGGATCGCGCTTTACGGCCAGGGACTCGAAGCGTGGACGGAATATCGCAGAACGGGAATTCCCGCATTGCAGCCACCGGTTTTGAATACAAACCAGAATGTCATTCCTACCCGCATGCCCTACCCGGGTTCCGAGGAGTCGTTGAACTATGAAAACTTCGCAGCCGCTTTGGCCAGCCAGGGTGGGAAGAATGACATGAAACTGAAACTTTGGTTCGCCAAATAA
- a CDS encoding SusC/RagA family TonB-linked outer membrane protein → MRKVFTLGFLSMLLLLTGAGFAQDLNIKGKVQSDDGNLPGASILIKGTSRGSTTDANGEFTISAPSGATLVVSFIGYKTLELPVGNKTTLDITLEQDATQFSEIVVTALGIAREKKALGYSVQEVSGKTLTQARETNLVNSLSGRLAGVQVTNSNGAPGSSSRMIIRGASSIGSNNQPLFVVDGVPVDNSNFGSGTGVDYGNAAASINPDDVESINVLKGPSAAALYGSRGANGVVLITTKSGKGTKGIGVSFNTNTAFESPFRLPEWQNEYGQGAAGQFSYVDGKGGGKGDGVDESWGPRLDGRLLPQFDSPIAADGTRTPTPWIAHPDNVDKFFETGKTYTNSVAVTGGNETADFRLSFTNLSQTGILPNTDYKRRTVSLNVGWNLTKKLSVRATGNYIKDGSDNRNNFGLYFIWFGRQVDMDKLTAYKKPGSIYQNNWNDNYWTNPYYLLNESTRANEKDRLYGNFSATYKFTDWLTLTGRTGTDFYEDRRKTKTAARQAVIGTSNLFDAYNEEQIFVRESNSDFLLNATRKFGEFDITANIGGNHRTNYAQRNYMGATELAIPRVYNFGNSRQKLVGENSFIKKTVNSLYASANLGFRNYLFVDLTARNDWSSTLPSDNRSYFYPSAAVSAIITDMFNVRSSVLSFAKIRAGVAQVGNDTDPYRLVSTYKYENAWGSTPSLSENNAMLNANLKPEITSSYEIGTDIRLWQNRVGIDVTYYSKVSKNQILDVNISNATGFLSKLLNAGKIKNSGMEIQLTATPVKLNNFQWDIGLNWAKNKNKVLSLDGGLTTYQLNTSYNSLTQATTTSSFRGLSVEARVGQPYGTFFGKGFLRAPDGQIVYDAQGYPMINPVSRVLGSFTPDWIGGISNTFTYKGFSLSTLIDVKSGGDIFSQSINIGRYTGVLKETTFGREEGVIGAGVVNKGTAAAPEYVPNEKRISSEEYHHKYYLLTNNENTIFDASYVKLREVKLTYMISGKVFNKLPFRDIAVSIVGRNLALLKSNLPHIDPETSYYNDGNLQGIENGQIPTTKTMGFNISFNL, encoded by the coding sequence ACCCTCGTAGTCTCTTTTATCGGCTACAAAACATTAGAGCTGCCCGTCGGCAACAAAACAACACTGGACATTACGCTTGAACAGGACGCTACGCAATTCAGCGAGATTGTGGTCACGGCCCTGGGTATAGCCCGCGAGAAGAAAGCGCTGGGTTATTCTGTGCAGGAAGTGAGCGGAAAAACGCTTACGCAAGCGCGTGAAACCAACCTTGTTAACTCACTTTCGGGACGGCTTGCGGGTGTACAGGTGACCAATTCCAATGGTGCGCCGGGATCGTCTTCCCGGATGATCATCCGCGGCGCCAGCTCGATAGGAAGCAATAATCAGCCTCTGTTCGTTGTAGACGGCGTTCCAGTGGATAACAGCAACTTCGGCTCGGGAACGGGCGTGGATTATGGCAATGCTGCGGCATCCATTAACCCGGACGATGTGGAATCGATCAACGTCTTGAAAGGGCCCAGTGCAGCAGCACTTTACGGTTCACGCGGCGCCAATGGTGTGGTTTTGATCACGACCAAAAGCGGAAAGGGAACAAAGGGCATTGGTGTGTCATTTAACACAAATACTGCATTTGAGAGCCCATTCAGGCTTCCAGAATGGCAGAATGAATATGGCCAGGGTGCAGCCGGCCAGTTTTCTTATGTGGATGGAAAAGGCGGCGGAAAAGGCGATGGTGTGGATGAAAGCTGGGGCCCTAGACTGGACGGCAGATTGTTGCCCCAGTTCGATTCGCCCATTGCGGCAGACGGCACAAGAACGCCGACGCCGTGGATCGCGCATCCTGATAATGTGGACAAATTCTTCGAAACCGGCAAAACATATACGAATAGCGTTGCCGTCACAGGTGGAAACGAAACAGCCGATTTCCGTTTATCCTTTACCAATCTCAGCCAAACAGGAATTTTACCCAATACAGATTATAAACGCCGCACGGTTTCTCTGAACGTTGGCTGGAACCTGACCAAAAAACTGAGCGTAAGGGCAACAGGGAATTACATTAAGGACGGCAGCGACAACCGGAACAACTTCGGGCTTTACTTCATCTGGTTCGGTCGCCAGGTGGATATGGATAAATTGACAGCTTACAAAAAGCCCGGCAGCATTTACCAGAACAACTGGAATGACAACTATTGGACGAATCCTTACTATCTGCTGAACGAGAGCACAAGGGCCAACGAGAAAGACCGACTGTACGGAAATTTCTCCGCAACATATAAGTTTACAGACTGGCTAACATTAACAGGCAGAACGGGAACGGATTTCTATGAAGACCGCCGCAAAACCAAAACGGCAGCGCGCCAGGCAGTAATCGGAACTTCCAACTTGTTCGATGCTTATAATGAAGAGCAGATTTTCGTTCGCGAATCCAACTCAGATTTCCTTTTGAATGCGACGCGTAAATTCGGTGAGTTTGACATTACTGCCAACATTGGCGGCAACCACAGAACCAACTACGCGCAACGCAACTACATGGGCGCGACGGAACTAGCCATTCCGAGAGTTTACAACTTCGGTAACTCTCGTCAGAAGCTGGTTGGGGAAAATAGTTTTATCAAGAAAACCGTAAACAGCCTTTACGCCTCTGCTAACCTTGGTTTCAGGAATTATCTTTTCGTAGATCTTACCGCGCGAAACGACTGGTCGAGCACATTGCCTTCTGATAACCGCTCTTACTTCTATCCTTCCGCGGCTGTGAGTGCGATCATTACGGATATGTTCAATGTAAGATCTTCTGTGCTTTCCTTTGCCAAAATCAGGGCGGGCGTCGCGCAGGTTGGTAACGATACGGACCCGTATCGCCTCGTGAGCACTTACAAATACGAAAATGCCTGGGGAAGCACGCCGAGCTTGTCCGAAAACAATGCCATGCTGAATGCGAACCTGAAACCGGAAATTACTTCTTCTTACGAGATTGGAACGGACATCAGATTATGGCAAAACCGCGTGGGCATTGATGTGACTTATTACAGCAAAGTATCAAAAAACCAGATTCTTGATGTGAACATTTCCAATGCAACAGGTTTTTTATCCAAACTTTTAAATGCAGGAAAAATCAAAAACTCGGGTATGGAAATTCAGCTTACAGCAACGCCAGTTAAGCTGAATAATTTTCAGTGGGACATTGGTTTGAACTGGGCCAAAAACAAAAACAAGGTGCTTTCACTGGACGGCGGCCTTACAACTTACCAGCTCAATACAAGTTACAACTCGCTTACGCAAGCAACCACCACAAGCTCATTCCGTGGCCTTTCTGTTGAAGCGCGCGTAGGGCAACCATATGGAACATTCTTCGGAAAAGGCTTTTTACGCGCTCCGGACGGACAGATCGTTTACGACGCACAGGGATATCCGATGATCAATCCGGTGAGCCGTGTTTTGGGGAGTTTTACGCCGGACTGGATCGGTGGCATTTCCAACACATTTACTTACAAAGGATTCTCTTTGAGCACATTGATTGATGTAAAATCTGGCGGGGACATTTTCTCCCAATCGATCAACATTGGTCGTTATACGGGGGTTTTGAAAGAAACAACATTTGGTCGCGAAGAAGGGGTTATTGGTGCCGGGGTTGTTAATAAGGGAACTGCTGCTGCTCCCGAATATGTGCCAAACGAAAAGAGGATTTCGTCGGAAGAATATCATCACAAATATTATCTGCTGACCAACAACGAGAACACCATTTTCGACGCGAGTTATGTGAAGCTGCGCGAAGTAAAATTGACTTATATGATTTCCGGCAAAGTTTTCAACAAACTGCCTTTCCGCGACATCGCTGTTTCTATTGTAGGACGTAACCTTGCTTTGCTGAAAAGCAACCTGCCCCACATCGATCCTGAAACCAGCTATTACAACGACGGTAACCTGCAAGGCATAGAAAACGGTCAGATCCCAACTACGAAAACGATGGGGTTCAACATCAGCTTTAACTTATAA
- a CDS encoding FAD-binding and (Fe-S)-binding domain-containing protein: MSRVSILQFNDLRSRFEGELYFDNSTLHAAQKSIYATDASVYQEMPLAVALPRTVQDIRNLIEFAAKNKVTLIPRAAGTSLAGQVVGSGIVVDISKHFGKIIEVNAAEKWVRVQPGVIRDDLNKHLAQYGLLFGPETSTASRAMIGGMIGNNSCGLHSITWGATRDHLLEVKALLSDGSETTFNNQSVSDFTNIIAGKKAKSKREQAILAGMMGLVSNPVDQELIRKQFAKPTVTRRNSGYALDALVRGFEKNEINLCNLIAGSEGTLCFVTEAKLALVDAPPASVGVVCVHADSLAESLHANRVAMQFNPKASELVDRYIMDFTKNHTVYSQNRFFMQGDPAAMLLVEFWGNNNAEVEVQATQLIVALKAENLGYAYPLLFGEDANKAWDIRKAGLGLIRNLPGDTQPVNLIEDCAVAVEDLPEYIAELEILLKNHGLHASYYAHAGAGELHVEPMINLKTESGKQLFRQVLANTATLVKKYKGSLSGEHGDGRLRGEFIPYMMGSEVYEMFRQVKRIWDPEGIFNANKIVDTPPMNEFLRYEQDKPQPEIKTIFDFSKQEGMLRLAEKCSGSGDCRKTELTGGTMCPSYMATRRERDTTRARANILRQYLTPGNKKEQIAVTQDMVKEVLDLCLSCKGCKSECPSSVDVGKMKAEFTQHYYETHGIPMRSKLIANFSKQMKLASIAPWAFNSVFGTPSLRRIANKMVGFHPERSMPHLHAETLEKWWKKRPGSNQGNVRKVYLFCDEFTNYNDVEVGKKAVELLEAIGYEVIIPKHDESGRSYLSKGFVKEAQQLAIKNVAQLKDLITYDTPLIGIEPSAILSFRDEYIDLVPAEQREDAVKISENALLFEEFIAREIDAKRINKNVFTQKKQLIKLHGHCHQKALSTLSASKKALSLPENYQVQLIPSGCCGMAGSFGYEEEHYAVSMQIGELVLFPTVRQQPDEVLVAAAGTSCRHQIKDGTGRRSQHPAEILWDALVR, encoded by the coding sequence ATGAGCCGCGTATCAATTCTTCAATTCAATGACCTCCGTTCCCGGTTTGAAGGGGAGCTTTATTTTGATAATTCAACATTGCATGCGGCCCAAAAGTCCATCTATGCGACGGACGCTTCTGTTTACCAGGAAATGCCTTTGGCTGTGGCTTTACCACGAACGGTGCAAGATATTCGCAACCTGATTGAATTTGCAGCGAAAAATAAAGTAACGCTCATTCCCCGCGCAGCTGGCACGTCGCTGGCAGGACAGGTTGTCGGAAGCGGGATAGTCGTCGATATTTCAAAACATTTTGGGAAAATAATCGAAGTAAATGCGGCGGAAAAGTGGGTGCGCGTGCAGCCAGGTGTGATCCGCGATGATCTGAACAAGCATTTAGCACAATATGGCCTACTTTTTGGGCCCGAAACTTCCACGGCGAGCCGCGCAATGATTGGTGGGATGATCGGAAATAATTCCTGCGGACTGCATTCGATCACCTGGGGAGCAACCAGGGACCATTTGCTGGAAGTGAAAGCGTTACTGTCGGATGGATCGGAAACGACATTTAATAACCAGTCGGTTTCCGATTTTACCAACATTATCGCAGGCAAAAAGGCAAAAAGCAAGCGAGAACAGGCTATACTGGCAGGCATGATGGGATTGGTTTCCAATCCTGTTGATCAGGAATTGATCAGAAAGCAATTTGCCAAACCCACGGTGACGCGCAGAAATTCGGGTTATGCGCTGGACGCGTTGGTCAGGGGTTTTGAAAAGAATGAAATCAATCTCTGTAACCTGATTGCAGGCTCGGAAGGAACATTATGCTTCGTTACAGAGGCAAAACTGGCATTGGTGGATGCGCCTCCCGCCTCGGTCGGCGTGGTTTGCGTTCATGCCGACTCGCTCGCCGAATCGTTGCATGCGAACCGCGTTGCTATGCAGTTTAATCCAAAAGCTTCCGAGCTTGTGGATCGCTATATCATGGATTTTACCAAAAATCACACCGTCTATTCGCAAAACAGGTTCTTCATGCAAGGTGATCCTGCGGCTATGTTACTGGTGGAGTTTTGGGGAAATAACAATGCAGAAGTGGAAGTGCAAGCCACACAACTTATTGTAGCACTCAAAGCCGAAAACCTCGGTTATGCCTATCCGCTTTTATTCGGCGAGGATGCAAATAAGGCTTGGGACATCAGAAAGGCGGGCTTGGGTTTGATAAGAAACCTGCCGGGCGATACGCAGCCGGTTAACTTGATCGAAGATTGCGCCGTTGCAGTGGAAGATTTACCGGAATACATTGCTGAATTGGAAATTCTCTTGAAAAACCACGGCTTGCATGCTTCGTATTATGCACACGCCGGTGCTGGCGAATTGCATGTGGAACCCATGATTAATCTCAAAACTGAATCGGGAAAACAGCTTTTTCGACAGGTTTTGGCTAATACGGCGACATTGGTAAAAAAATACAAAGGCTCACTTTCGGGAGAGCATGGCGACGGGCGGTTAAGGGGCGAGTTCATCCCTTATATGATGGGCAGCGAAGTGTATGAAATGTTCCGGCAGGTGAAACGCATCTGGGATCCCGAAGGAATTTTCAATGCCAATAAAATCGTAGATACGCCGCCGATGAACGAGTTCCTGCGCTATGAGCAGGATAAGCCGCAGCCCGAAATCAAGACGATTTTTGATTTTTCCAAGCAGGAAGGGATGCTTCGTTTGGCTGAAAAATGCAGTGGATCAGGCGATTGCCGCAAAACGGAACTCACCGGCGGCACCATGTGCCCGAGTTACATGGCAACCCGGCGGGAGCGTGATACGACACGCGCACGTGCCAACATTCTGAGACAATATCTGACACCAGGTAATAAAAAAGAACAGATCGCGGTGACGCAAGACATGGTAAAAGAAGTGCTGGATCTTTGTCTTTCGTGCAAAGGCTGCAAGTCTGAATGTCCTTCGAGTGTGGACGTGGGTAAGATGAAGGCAGAATTTACGCAGCACTATTATGAAACGCACGGCATCCCCATGCGAAGCAAGCTGATCGCCAATTTTTCCAAACAAATGAAGTTGGCCTCAATCGCGCCGTGGGCATTCAACAGCGTATTTGGAACGCCGTCCCTCCGGAGAATTGCCAATAAAATGGTTGGTTTTCACCCGGAGCGTTCCATGCCGCATTTGCATGCAGAGACATTGGAAAAATGGTGGAAAAAAAGACCGGGGTCTAATCAGGGCAATGTCCGGAAGGTTTATTTGTTCTGTGATGAATTTACAAATTATAACGATGTAGAAGTTGGGAAAAAGGCCGTTGAGTTGCTGGAAGCAATTGGTTATGAAGTGATTATTCCAAAACATGATGAATCAGGTCGTTCTTATCTTTCCAAAGGCTTTGTAAAAGAAGCGCAGCAACTGGCCATTAAAAATGTAGCGCAGCTGAAAGATCTGATCACTTATGATACACCCTTGATTGGCATCGAGCCATCCGCAATCCTTTCATTCCGAGACGAATACATTGATCTCGTTCCCGCCGAGCAGCGAGAAGATGCCGTGAAGATCTCGGAAAATGCATTGCTTTTTGAGGAATTCATCGCACGCGAAATCGACGCAAAACGGATTAACAAGAATGTTTTTACACAAAAAAAGCAACTGATCAAGTTGCACGGGCACTGTCATCAAAAAGCATTGTCTACATTATCTGCTTCTAAAAAAGCATTGTCGCTTCCTGAAAATTATCAGGTTCAGCTGATTCCTTCGGGTTGCTGTGGCATGGCTGGCTCCTTTGGTTATGAAGAAGAACATTACGCCGTTTCTATGCAAATCGGAGAGCTTGTGCTGTTTCCAACTGTCCGCCAGCAACCGGATGAAGTGTTGGTGGCCGCTGCCGGGACCAGTTGCCGTCATCAAATAAAAGACGGAACAGGACGTCGTTCACAACATCCTGCCGAAATTTTATGGGACGCGCTCGTCAGATAG
- a CDS encoding type II toxin-antitoxin system HigB family toxin, producing the protein MNVISFKKIRDFYTTHPDSKAYLTCWPKTVKKAEWKDFNALKVDFRSADLVMDNRLIFNIKGNHYRLIARINFEHKRIMIKWIGTHAEYDKIDAAMI; encoded by the coding sequence ATGAATGTCATCAGCTTCAAGAAAATAAGAGATTTTTATACTACACATCCCGATTCCAAAGCTTATCTGACTTGCTGGCCTAAAACAGTTAAAAAGGCGGAATGGAAAGATTTCAATGCATTAAAAGTTGATTTCAGGAGTGCGGATCTAGTAATGGACAACAGATTAATATTTAACATTAAGGGCAATCATTATCGCTTGATTGCCCGAATAAATTTTGAGCATAAAAGGATTATGATCAAATGGATTGGAACACATGCTGAATACGATAAAATAGACGCAGCTATGATATGA
- a CDS encoding DUF4136 domain-containing protein codes for MKTIVKLMKSTAAVVVAGLLMMGCSQALQTSYDYDSSVNLKQFKTFKVEAEHNMEQDPLLGSELNRRRLGDAVVEVMEAKGYKMDTKNPDIIVRFMTDVKERQQVRSNNMYSPYMWWYGGGNNISTYNYQESRFILNIYQKNSDRMVWQGWASGKVKAPTKKEDRETMVKNTMTDILKTFPQATLDTYSRN; via the coding sequence ATGAAAACCATAGTGAAGTTGATGAAGTCCACCGCTGCGGTGGTCGTTGCGGGGCTCTTGATGATGGGATGCAGCCAGGCGTTGCAAACAAGTTACGATTACGATTCTTCTGTGAATTTGAAACAATTTAAAACCTTTAAAGTGGAAGCCGAGCACAATATGGAGCAGGACCCGCTTTTGGGAAGTGAGTTGAACAGAAGAAGGCTGGGGGATGCAGTTGTAGAGGTGATGGAGGCCAAAGGGTATAAAATGGATACCAAAAATCCCGACATCATTGTAAGGTTCATGACGGATGTAAAAGAACGTCAGCAAGTGCGTTCCAACAACATGTACTCGCCTTATATGTGGTGGTATGGCGGCGGAAACAACATTTCGACCTATAACTATCAGGAAAGCCGTTTTATCCTGAACATTTATCAGAAAAACAGCGACCGGATGGTTTGGCAGGGATGGGCTTCCGGCAAAGTGAAAGCGCCTACTAAAAAAGAAGACCGCGAAACCATGGTTAAAAACACCATGACGGATATTCTTAAAACCTTCCCACAAGCTACGCTGGATACTTACAGCAGGAATTAA